A genomic region of Bubalus kerabau isolate K-KA32 ecotype Philippines breed swamp buffalo chromosome 10, PCC_UOA_SB_1v2, whole genome shotgun sequence contains the following coding sequences:
- the LOC129621933 gene encoding ribonuclease pancreatic-like, which produces MNLTWTLLLLLLLELTVFASGLSFSRRHIDNPRSWVPGGQHRYCDVMMRRRWLIHRGRCKQINTFIHEDLATIADFCTTPAVPCTSSSSLLSCHNSSHDISVTDCFAKAGARPPYCHYQKKESIRPICVGCKNGAPVHLDS; this is translated from the coding sequence ATGAATCTGACGTggacccttctcctcctcctcctgctggaGCTAACTGTCTTCGCTTCAGGCCTGTCCTTCTCAAGACGGCACATAGATAACCCCAGGTCATGGGTTCCTGGGGGACAGCACCGATACTGCGATGTGATGATGAGGCGACGGTGGCTGATCCACAGGGGTAGATGCAAGCAGATCAACACCTTCATTCACGAGGATCTGGCCACCATAGCAGATTTCTGCACAACTCCAGCTGTGCCCTGTACCAGCAGCAGCTCCTTGCTGAGCTGCCACAACAGCTCTCACGACATCAGCGTCACAGACTGCTTTGCCAAGGCAGGAGCCCGGCCGCCCTACTGCCACTACCAAAAGAAGGAGTCCATCAGGCCCATCTGTGTGGGCTGTAAGAACGGGGCCCCTGTTCACCTGGATAGCTAG
- the LOC129620488 gene encoding LOW QUALITY PROTEIN: seminal ribonuclease-like (The sequence of the model RefSeq protein was modified relative to this genomic sequence to represent the inferred CDS: inserted 2 bases in 1 codon) has translation MALKSLVVLPLLVLXVLLLVRVQPSLGKESAAAKFERQHMDSGSSPSSNPNYCNLMMFCRKMTQGKCKPVNTFVHESLADVKAVCSQKKVTCKNGQTNCYQSKSTMRITDCRETGSSKYPNCAYKTTQVEKRIIVACAGKPYVPVHFDASV, from the exons ATGGCTCTGAAGTCTCTAGTCGTGTTGCCCCTGCTGGtcct ggtgctgctgctggtgcgGGTCCAGCCTTCCCTGGGCAAGGAATCTGCAGCTGCCAAGTTCGAGCGGCAGCACATGGACTCTGGCAGCTCCCCCAGCAGCAACCCCAACTACTGCAACCTGATGATGTTCTGCCGGAAGATGACCCAGGGGAAATGCAAGCCAGTGAACACCTTTGTGCATGAGTCTCTGGCCGATGTTAAGGCTGTGTGCTCCCAGAAGAAAGTGACTTGCAAGAATGGGCAGACCAACTGCTACCAGAGCAAATCCACCATGCGCATCACAGACTGCCGCGAGACTGGCAGCTCCAAGTACCCCAACTGCGCCTACAAGACCACCCAAGTGGAGAAACGCATCATAGTGGCTTGTGCGGGTAAACCGTACGTGCCAGTCCACTTCGATGCTTCAGTGTAG